A single genomic interval of Halichondria panicea chromosome 2, odHalPani1.1, whole genome shotgun sequence harbors:
- the LOC135331457 gene encoding protein phosphatase 1 regulatory subunit 16A-like — translation MSSTDSKTKRISLERLNKRRMSLPVLLTFESLVPVKENKTKKGVHFPLGVLMQQAVTNGDLKEIKQLVKDFGPEAMNEKEPSGLPPVMRAIFEGQLDSLQMLINAGADVSVRDPEDWNVLHVAAAMDDYKAAELIICSCKNIDTMLHSENMAGERPIDLAENIEMARLLLDANLTHFRRELENQVTKLSTADSSIESEDSVIQLVQDYYRKHNECHSLNTFLKNNTPYCSLLHLAATKNYAKLAELVCASHLISTETQDKNGWTPLHVATYFNNIEVVLVLIGHKANTNALTNSFEKAADLSHHELILSVLSTRTLPYNHMNSLISTQ, via the coding sequence ATGTCTTCCACTGACTCAAAGACAAAAAGAATTAGCCTTGAAAGGCTGAACAAGAGGAGAATGAGCCTCCCAGTTCTCTTAACATTTGAGTCACTGGTCCCAGTCAAAGAAAATAAGACCAAGAAAGGAGTACACTTTCCTCTAGGAGTGTTAATGCAGCAAGCAGTCACTAATGGAGACCTAAAAGAAATCAAGCAATTGGTGAAAGACTTTGGACCTGAGGCTATGAATGAAAAAGAACCCAGTGGCCTTCCTCCAGTCATGAGAGCCATTTTCGAAGGGCAGCTCGACTCCCTGCAAATGCTAATTAATGCTGGAGCAGATGTCTCAGTCCGTGATCCAGAAGACTGGAACGTactccatgttgcagctgcAATGGACGATTACAAAGCAGCCGAGCTGATAATCTGCTCTTGCAAAAATATTGACACAATGTTACACTCAGAGAACATGGCTGGGGAGAGACCTATCGATCTCGCTGAGAACATTGAAATGGCAAGACTACTACTAGATGCTAACTTGACACACTTCAGAAGAGAATTAGAAAATCAAGTGACCAAATTATCCACAGCTGATTCATCGATTGAAAGTGAAGATTCTGTGATCCAGCTCGTTCAAGACTACTACAGAAAGCACAATGAATGTCACTCTTTGAACACTTTCCTAAAGAACAATACTCCATATTGCTCACTACTGCATCTAGCAGCTACAAAGAACTATGCAAAATTAGCAGAGCTTGTATGTGCATCGCATCTGATATCGACTGAAACTCAAGACAAGAATGGCTGGACTCCTCTACATGTGGCCACATATTTCAACAACATCGAAGTGGTCCTAGTACTGATTGGACACAAAGCGAACACTAATGCACTCACTAACTCATTCGAGAAGGCTGCTGACCTCAGTCATCACGAACTTATTCTGTCAGTATTGAGCACTCGCACACTTCCTTATAATCACATGAATTCTCTCATTTCAactcagtaa